The following proteins are encoded in a genomic region of Drosophila miranda strain MSH22 chromosome 4, D.miranda_PacBio2.1, whole genome shotgun sequence:
- the LOC108161617 gene encoding leucine-rich repeat extensin-like protein 3 has translation MPPPHDHCGGPPPHRRGPTIKVQIAAPWPRRHRAPPPPIVVVQQRPPPPPPVVVVQQAPPPYGYYQQPPPPPGPPGDSHYHNPQY, from the coding sequence ATGCCACCACCACACGATCATTGCGGCGGTCCCCCGCCCCACCGTCGCGGGCCGACCATCAAAGTGCAGATCGCTGCGCCCTGGCCCCGCCGTCATCGTGCACCACCGCCACCGATTGTCGTGGTGCAGCAGAgaccaccaccgccaccacccGTAGTCGTGGTGCAGCAGGCACCACCGCCATATGGATACTACCAAcagccgccgccaccgccaggACCTCCGGGAGACAGTCACTACCACAATCCCCAGTACTGA
- the LOC108161393 gene encoding uncharacterized protein LOC108161393, with amino-acid sequence MRPYYEDPCGCPPRHHHGRPNIEIDVLPNWGGGYYPPAAPARTEVVYVTPGASYMPPAVGPQMMMPQPYGGMTMGSAGYYQQQQGYEYQYQYQQQQQYPPYPQYQQW; translated from the coding sequence ATGCGACCGTACTATGAGGATCCATGTGGCTGTCCTCCTCGTCATCACCATGGTCGTCCAAATATCGAAATTGATGTTCTTCCCAATTGGGGTGGCGGTTACTATCCGCCGGCGGCTCCGGCTCGGACCGAGGTTGTCTACGTAACGCCAGGGGCCTCCTATATGCCGCCAGCAGTCGGGCCCCAGATGATGATGCCACAGCCATACGGTGGCATGACAATGGGCTCCGCCGGCTactaccagcagcagcagggctaTGAATATCAGTATCAatatcaacagcagcagcaatatcCGCCGTATCCACAATATCAGCAGTGGTAA
- the LOC108161516 gene encoding uncharacterized protein LOC108161516, with the protein MPYYEEERRHHHHHHHGGRPIVEVDIIPPRIPRPVIEIDVGGRRPPPPRVEVITPAAVYQPAYQPQYQQQRPIVEVDVVQPSRPFIEFNIGGRRPPPREEIIVVQQPPPRW; encoded by the coding sequence atGCCCTACTACGAGGAAGAACGTCGtcaccaccatcatcatcatcatggtGGCAGACCCATTGTGGAGGTGGATATCATACCGCCAAGGATACCCCGGCCAGTGATTGAGATCGATGTGGGTGGTCGCCGTCCACCCCCGCCCAGGGTGGAGGTGATCACACCGGCGGCTGTGTACCAGCCCGCCTATCAGCCACAATACCAGCAGCAACGGCCCATTGTCGAGGTGGATGTGGTGCAGCCGAGCAGGCCCTTCATTGAGTTCAACATTGGCGGTCGTCGCCCGCCCCCACGGGAGGAGATCATCGTTGTCCAGCAGCCACCACCCAGGTGGTAG
- the LOC108161602 gene encoding probable serine/threonine-protein kinase DDB_G0281745, whose translation MSDIQVNVQCECYHRRGLLYFANPLAWGRPCGRCRRMMRKNIVVVPTTTTVAVPAATTGPCCAHTHTQATVVQGQQAANWQMQQQQQQQQQHQQQQQQQHQQYAPMNVSALPPKYDQAVASY comes from the coding sequence ATGTCAGACATTCAGGTTAATGTGCAGTGCGAGTGCTACCATCGCCGGGGACTGCTCTATTTTGCCAATCCATTGGCCTGGGGACGTCCCTGCGGCCGTTGCCGTCGCATGATGCGCAAGAATATCGTAGTGgtgccaacaacaacaactgtgGCAGTACCAGCAGCCACCACAGGACCCTGCTgcgcccacacccacacccaagCCACTGTGGTGCAGGGCCAACAGGCAGCTAACTGGCagatgcaacagcagcagcagcaacagcagcagcatcagcagcaacagcagcagcagcaccagcagtaTGCACCGATGAACGTCTCTGCATTGCCACCAAAGTACGACCAGGCGGTGGCCTCCTACTAA
- the LOC108161440 gene encoding uncharacterized protein LOC108161440, which produces MCAPCCPAGAQRMQSCQRPEKLVMAVPKERKCCTAYQCAHCKTDTQHACRCSCHRNQAILYSLAMLFRCRIQYVMSTLCRLALLETQSCHRNGRALERVKAPYTEAEDLAINDSIYDRCGEFIDPLDQDNAHKVMRLLFLAPVLKPGQYSSLVWMLQKLNVRVKGAVDLNWLVYTVATLRLGDFVCAFIRQDARAARLYNAQLCLKFCQPQGPVQATEEATKAPRKRKRDGKGKARGKATSEACARKRADRNAPVYCTRRPVGESTLRYSGSPSKLPGSTKSPGDFSTASAKDSRRASKNSNGSGKRTGPEFITVGVRMQGGTPWK; this is translated from the coding sequence ATGTGTGCCCCGTGCTGCCCTGCAGGGGCGCAGAGGATGCAGAGCTGCCAGCGGCCGGAGAAATTGGTGATGGCGGTTCCCAAGGAACGTAAGTGCTGCACGGCATACCAGTGTGCCCACTGCAAGACGGACACACAGCACGCGTGTCGATGCTCCTGCCACCGCAATCAGGCCATCCTGTACTCGCTGGCCATGCTCTTCCGCTGCCGCATCCAATATGTGATGTCCACACTCTGCCGGCTGGCGCTTCTCGAGACGCAGTCGTGCCATAGGAACGGCCGCGCGCTGGAGAGAGTGAAGGCCCCGTACACGGAGGCGGAAGATCTGGCCATCAACGACAGCATCTACGACCGGTGCGGAGAGTTTATCGATCCGCTGGACCAGGACAACGCGCACAAGGTGATGCGCCTGCTGTTTCTCGCGCCGGTGCTGAAGCCGGGCCAGTACAGCAGCCTCGTGTGGATGCTGCAGAAGCTCAATGTCCGCGTCAAGGGAGCCGTTGATCTCAACTGGCTTGTCTACACGGTCGCCACGCTCCGGTTGGGCGATTTCGTCTGCGCCTTCATTCGGCAGGATGCCCGTGCCGCTCGTCTCTACAATGCGCAGCTGTGCCTGAAATTCTGCCAGCCCCAAGGCCCCGTGCAAGCCACCGAGGAGGCCACCAAGGCCCCCCGGAAGCGCAAGCGCGACGGCAAGGGGAAGGCGCGTGGCAAAGCAACCTCGGAAGCCTGCGCTCGGAAGCGTGCCGACCGCAACGCCCCAGTCTACTGCACGCGCAGGCCGGTCGGGGAGTCGACTCTGCGCTACTCTGGATCCCCGTCCAAGCTGCCAGGTTCTACCAAGTCGCCGGGCGATTTCTCCACGGCCTCGGCGAAGGACTCGCGGCGCGCCTCGAAGAACTCCAACGGCTCCGGCAAGCGCACCGGACCGGAATTCATCACCGTCGGTGTACGGATGCAGGGTGGCACTCCATGGAAATAG
- the LOC108161571 gene encoding S-phase kinase-associated protein 1, whose product MMSFETKDGKIIHVELELMNRSNVIRAMCRACPEESTDDAIIPLHGIRSEVLLKILIWAEFHKDDKEPQWVNKPNPVPALEIEVQTGDWDKEFLREDLNNICELLEGANYLEINWLMKLCIQKIFFNRERLTSYQWNTYLKNVQALVEFAVVGVPPNFESLNRDVDWYGHQMLNFCK is encoded by the coding sequence ATGATGTCTTTTGAGACCAAAGACGGAAAGATAATTCATGTCGAGCTAGAACTGATGAATCGCTCCAACGTGATACGCGCCATGTGCAGGGCGTGCCCGGAGGAGAGTACGGATGATGCCATCATACCGCTGCACGGCATCCGCAGTGAGGTGCTGTTGAAGATCCTCATATGGGCCGAGTTCCACAAGGACGACAAGGAGCCCCAATGGGTGAACAAGCCCAACCCGGTCCCAGCCCTGGAGATCGAAGTGCAGACCGGCGACTGGGACAAGGAGTTCCTGCGCGAAGACTTGAACAACATCTGTGAGTTGCTGGAGGGCGCCAATTACCTCGAGATCAACTGGCTGATGAAGCTGTGCATTCAGAAAATATTCTTCAATCGCGAAAGGCTCACAAGCTACCAGTGGAATACATATTTGAAAAATGTACAGGCCTTGGTTGAGTTTGCGGTGGTCGGCGTCCCTCCAAATTTTGAATCCCTGAACCGTGATGTGGATTGGTATGGACACCAAATGCTGAACttttgcaaataa